A genomic segment from Aspergillus chevalieri M1 DNA, chromosome 7, nearly complete sequence encodes:
- a CDS encoding aquaporin (COG:G;~EggNog:ENOG410PS5U;~InterPro:IPR023271,IPR034294,IPR000425;~PFAM:PF00230;~TransMembrane:7 (o73-94i115-136o142-160i167-189o209-229i236-256o288-307i);~go_component: GO:0016020 - membrane [Evidence IEA];~go_function: GO:0015267 - channel activity [Evidence IEA];~go_process: GO:0055085 - transmembrane transport [Evidence IEA]): MVVITGLPDYDTERQSSVAPGIPPFAGRLGGQQEYPDRNDPRNTKLLKEIPDAAPRMHLSEVFDLRGFVSLDLWKFALLECVGSMMCTFMTAWVTTHAPSKTESPKTEAGIYHTLTFFSPLFGGITNVLLIPLLIYTFSPSSGGHISPTITLATFFARMISFPRMVLYLGGQTFGGALAGFAMRTAYGSREFTVGGCYVDTELVPVKDALVIEFMSCLVLVYVAFGVALDPRQASLFGHAASPWLVGLVLGIVSWGSAFTREGYIGASVNPARCFGVYVASSFPGYHWIHWVGPLAASIGHGLIYYLDPLWVDPRPKSA, encoded by the exons ATGGTTGTTATTACCGGTCTTCCGGATTATGACACTGAACGTCAATCCAGCGTGGCGCCTGGAATCCCTCCGTTCGCGGGTCGACTAGGAGGACAGCAGGAATATCCTGATCGCAATGATCCCCGCAATACAAAACTGCTCAAGGAAATCCCAGATGCAGCACCTCGCATGCATCTATCCGAGGTTTTTGACCTCCGGGGATTCGTCAGTTTGGATCTATGGAAGTTTGCTCTTTTAGAATGCGTTG GAAGCATGATGTGCACCTTCATGACCGCCTGGGTAACAACCCACGCGCCCTCCAAAACCGAATCCCCCAAAACCGAAGCTGGCATCTACCACACCCTCACCTTCTTTTCCCCCCTCTTCGGAGGAATAACCAAcgtcctcctcatccccctcctcatctacaccttctccccctccagCGGCGGCCATATCAGCCCCACAATAACCCTCGCCACCTTCTTCGCGCGCATGATCTCCTTTCCACGCATGGTGCTGTATCTTGGCGGACAGACCTTCGGCGGCGCACTGGCTGGTTTCGCAATGCGCACTGCGTACGGGAGCCGCGAGTTTACGGTCGGCGGGTGCTATGTGGATACGGAATTGGTTCCTGTGAAGGATGCACTGGTGATTGAGTTTATGAGTTGTCTTGTGTTGGTTTATGTGGCGTTTGGGGTTGCGTTAGATCCGAGGCAGGCGAGTTTGTTTGGGCATGCGGCGTCGCCGTGGTTGGTGGGgttagtgttggggattgtTAGTTGGGGATCGGCGTTTACGAGGGAGGGGTATATTGGTGCTA GTGTCAATCCGGCACGGTGTTTCGGGGTTTATGTTGCGTCGTCGTTTCCAGGTTATCATTGGATTCATTGG GTCGGGCCACTCGCTGCTTCCATTGGTCATGGATTGATCTATTATCTCGATCCGCTCTGGGTTGATCCCAGACCGAAGAGTGCATAG
- a CDS encoding uncharacterized protein (COG:S;~EggNog:ENOG410Q1JS) — translation MIRTNLSIAAEILRREIKQMIPEAAGPLPTIPENQRQQTHVDVDVDEDTYGNKNYTGSLLEIKCTQLSKAMGVGEKDWGYRVTHFPGNTTIKNDRKEMYLVPLSKGFILTPGGLLSEGTYTYVTHDMVISEGTAVFIVSE, via the exons ATGATCCGCACCAACCTCTCCATAGCTGCCGAAATCCTCCGCAGAGAAATCAAGCAAATGATCCCCGAAGCAGCCGGACCTCTGCCCACCATCCCTGAGAACCAGCGCCAACAGACgcatgtggatgtggatgtggatgaaGATACATATGGGAACAAAAATTACACAGGGAGCTTGCTCGAGATCAAGTGCACTCAATTGTCGAAGGCGATGGGGGTTGGTGAGAAG GACTGGGGATATCGTGTGACGCATTTTCCGGGGAATACCACTATTAAAAATGACAGGAAAGAAATGTACTTGGTGCCTCTATCTAAAGGATTTATTCTGACTCCTGGGGGACTGCTATCTGAGGGAACCTATACTTATGTCACCCATGATATGGTCATTAGCGAAGGCACTGCTGTGTTTATTGTCTCTGAATAA